The Anser cygnoides isolate HZ-2024a breed goose unplaced genomic scaffold, Taihu_goose_T2T_genome scaffold_43_1, whole genome shotgun sequence DNA window CATGTGGCGGACGTTTTTACAGAGAGCACCATCATaatatgccagctcattggcagcAATGACCTAGAGAAAACGAGAGGAACCTGTGATGGACGAATTGACTAGACAATTCCAGCAGTAcaaagaaagtctctcttcttcctgcatCTTGGCTGGGGAGAAACTTTCCCAGGAGGTCGACCAATTTAAAGAGAATatatcttcctccccacctatgtgaaccagtgtctcagctatcaggAGCAAGCATCCCTCTGTTCAGGAAAGGAGATACAGGGAGTACACGCACCACGTGCTgtcctgtggttttacctacgtgaccatggagaggacatgagaaaatgggatggaaaatctgcctCGACCCTAGAGGCATGGGTACGTGCAGCCCCCTCATTTGCCAGGGACTGCTCCAGACcgcactggaacagggggagtctcctgaacacctgcaatACATCGATGAGATCATCatgtggggtgacacagcagaagtttctgagaaagggaagaaagtagcccaaatccttctgaaagctggCTTTGCCatagaacaaaataaagtcaaggGACCAGAACAGGaaatccagtttttaggaattaaatggcaagGGGAACTTATTTggatcccaatggatgtgatcaacaaagtaacagctatgtctcctctaagtagaaaaaaggaaactcaATCTTTCTGAAGCATTGATGTTTTTTGGAGAATGGACGTTACAagttacagtctgattgtaagcCCGCTCTATCAGGTGACACAgaagaagaatgatttcaaattGGGGCCGGAGTAACagcaagcctttgaacaaagtAAACGGGAGAGAGTTTATGCAGCGGCCTTTGCTCCAGTCCAAGcaggacaagaaaagaaagtgaagaagtgAGGAAAGGATCCCCTCTCGTCTCCCCAGCAGATTTGCTCCCTGAGGAGATAAGATAAAGCGTATAATTCTTAACAGTTTCTGAGAGATGGTTCCGGGAGTATGGAGGTGATGGCCTGATTTGTCTCATGACCAGTAACTGTATCGTATCAGAAGCCAGTGTTACACAGCACAGCAAAATGATAACCTTACAACAGCCCCCCAAAATGATAAACAGCACAACAGGGAACACATAGAGCAAGTAATGTGCCATACaacacaattctgaaaacaaacacagcaaacccaacataaaaaaagaaaaagtcaaccTCGTGATCGGCAACTATTAAACTGATCTAATGCTTGTAAGAAATTCCTTATAACACACTCAACCTTTCAGGCTCCGCATTGGGTGCCagaaaggactgttgtggtttaacttgGCAGgaagctcagcaccacacagccgttcgctcaccctcctcCCAACCCTGTGGAATGGGGAAGAGAATcgggaaaagaaagaaacaaagaggaaaaaacaaaacttgtgggttgaaataaaaacagtgtaGTAGGCcagaaagggaaggaataatgatgatgatgatggtgatgatgatagtgaagaagaaaatgataagaataagaataatcAAATGTACAAAGCACTGCTCTAGAAGCCTGCCCttatcctcccacactccctgccactcataactatcctgcctcaggacagatctctggatggcattcttAAGcagttgtttaattttaaacGAAACACAAagtgcattcaggagacataagaATAAGAACACgctggtctgaacatcccaaggattGTCAAAGTTTTGAAGAGCCATCGTAACTAGCTCTTCAAGTAGAAGGgaaagtgaaggagaaaggcagagtgaagagggaggaaaagtaTTCCTCCCTTAtaccccctcccagcccccccattgGCTCCTtgaggagaaaaggtaaaagtgtaattattaatagtttctgagatatggttTTGTAAGTATGGTGTTACTGTAAAAGTCAGTCAAAGAAACTCTCTAGTAATCAGTTTGGAATTTTAGAAACCAGGCATTCTGTAATTGCGGCGCCAGATGCACAGGGGATCACTCCACCCAGTGTGCGTGCTGACTTTTTCAAGCTACGAGGGTTATATACAATAAAAACATGCATATTCATCAGCTTGCTAAGAAATAGTTAACATATCCATACTATTTCCCATAActcattaaaatttgaaaatgtctcTGGCGCATGCACATTTGTTTCCACTGGTGGTGTTTTGGGGGTCTCTGGTGGTCATCGGTAGTCTTCCTCACTGTGTTCTGACACACGGAAAAGAAACTTTACAACTCAAGGAGAGTTATAAAGCAGGTATGTTTATTGCAGCGCTGGGTGCAAGGGGGATCGTTCCACCTAGCTTGTGCACCAAGGCTTACTACCAGGGTGCTTATACTGATaggatatatacatattcatttcagTTCCCCCGTAAGTCTCTTGCATATTCATTAGGTAGCGGAAGAATCATTAACATAGGTTCCCGCCCCTATTTGCATGTGCGCTGGAGTCCTCGGGTGGTCGTCCAGCGTACTCTGTTGGTCTTTTGATGAAGGCCAGAAGTCTTCCTTGCTGCTAAACTTTAGTTACCGGGGCAGCTGGTAAATCGCGCAGAGATCAGCTGTCAAGCTGATCTTAGGCTggtctaaaacagaaaattaagtctatcctagctgaaaccaagACAACCTGGCTGGAAATGGCTGTGCAAACTACACAaacaggcaggagctggtggaTGCAGGAGTCAGGAAGCCACAGGTGACAGTGGCTGCGCAGTGATCTTGAGCCCTTCCTGGCCATTCTGTCTGCACTGTTGTTGCTCTTGCTGtgccccagcagtgctgccccaCCGAGTGGGGGCGTGAGGTCACAGAGAGGCCCTTTGTGACACAGGCCGGTGTCACCTGGCAATAGCTGGTGCTGGCACAGTGGCCCCGCACTGTCCGTCAGGACAGcgaggggacagggcaggagcgAGTGGGACTGGCGAGGAGCCCCCGAGTGCAGCCCACGTCTTTCCCCACTGCCCGTGGCAGTCCCGAGCCTGCCCCCTCCTGACCCTCACCCCTCATCACTCAATGGAGCAGAGACCCCCAAGCCGCCCCAGGGTGGCCTGGGAAGAGGATGAGAGCtcccaggagagcagctctcTAATGGAGCCCATCGAGGTGTGCGAGGTGGAGCCGCTGCAGCCTGGTGAGCGAGGGTCTGcgctggggtgggcagggctggggccagccGCGCCCCCTGCTTGAAGCCAGGGCCCCCTTCCCTTGCTTCATCCTTAAGCCCCTCTCTACAGCAATGCTTGCTCTCCTTCTGTCTTAGACGCTATCTGGCTACCTGTGtatgaagaggaagaggaagctgtGGACTTCATCGAGGCCTACGTCAGAAACCTGGAAAGGGTAAGAGCAGCCCTTTCCATGGCGGCTGTGCCTGCATGTCCTGGCCGTGCCCCggctctgctgccaggctgctggagggctgctggctgggcagagctgctgccctccaGGCGTCCCGCACAGCTCCGCACCCCGCAATGCTGCggtcctgctggctgtggctCCCCCCCTCACGCTCCCTCTTGGTATCTCTGTGGCTGCCAGGATGAGGTGCAGAAGATGAAGTTCCTGAGCAACGTCATCACTGTGTGCACAACTGCCCAAGAGAAGGGCTTGTTAGAGGGCCTGGAcatcttctgctgcagaaataagCTGGCACAGAACATCCAGGTGAGGGGACGTCTGgcgggctggggaagggagcgaGGCTCCCTGGGCATTGGGCAGGGGTGATTGGGAGCAAACATACATGGACACCAAGCTTCCCCCAGTGGGATCTCGGGTGCTGCTGGGACCTCAGCATTGCGAGGTGCAGGGGGGCACTCTTGGCGGGGGATACCGGGACTCTGCCAACCCTGCCGAcagtgctggctctgctggtgctgtgtGCCTGTGGCTGCCAGGTCCCATCCAATTTGTGCTCTCCAGGCGCTGTTGGAAGAGAAGCCTGTGGATTACCTGTGCACAGACGTGTGGCAGGAAGCCTTGCTTGCTACTGCCGCCTTGAGGTACGTGCCCAACCCCGTCCCTGGCTCGGCTAGCACAACCCCAGGGCATGAGCCAGGTGGCCCTGACCCTGGCAAGCATACATCCTCCATCCGGGCAGGCCTTTGCTCTTCCATGCTCGGGACTTGTCCAGAGGGCAGAGGGAGCCTTGCAGCTTCCTGACTCGTCCAGCCTTTGCCCCAAAGCAGGAGGTGTCAGGACTGTCCTCTGGCCCAGGCCAGCCTTGTGGAAGAGGATGCATCCCCCAGCAGGGCTCCTCATCCCTCCTGTGAAGTCCTGCCCATGGGAGGATGTGGCGTAATGACgacacggacaccagggttctttaaGGGATCAATAACTTCTttactgagggcataacttccACTCCCTTAGTGAGgccaggctcccttcttataccgTTCGctctacagcagtacttttctAATAATTATTCATTGATCAACAACTTTgtcttaatggctggagaacaggcaGTCCGAGCCAGCAAGGCATctcccttctttgttccttctaacCTCTTTACATTCCTCATGGCCTCATTGTTAAGAGTCcaatgttatcaccaaccatggggcttgtcaaCCCCCATGGCCACGCTTCCACTGGAGGACTGTGTCTATCTCCCGTTGTCATCGAGGCACCGTTCCCACCAACaatgtctctctctctgcagcAATGTGGAGACGGCACTGGAGGGTGAAATGTTGTCTCTCGTTGCTGCATGCATTAGCAGAGTcttctttcttctgagaaatGAGGATCTGGACACTCAGATCACGGTGATGGTATGTGCTGCTGAGCCACAAGAGCCCCCATCCCCTGCACTGCGCGCAGTTTCCTCCTGCTTAGAAACAACTGAAGATCCCTGATGAGGCAGGTCTTGGACTGCTTCCCTCCACCCCTTCCCTCTCACCCTTGCCACAACACTTTGTCCTTCTTGCAGATCCTGGAAAATCTGGACATCATGCTGAAATCATTGCTGATCAGCTCTCTTGGCTCCAGCGTCTGGGAAAAGTTTCAGAGTATCTTGGAGGTCTGCAATTTGCACAGCATCAGCCTTACAGTGGCTGTTCCTCACCCTAGAGGGAGGTGACACGTTATAGCAGAGAGTGCCCCCTGTGCCGTGCACAGAGACCATAGTGCCTGCCGGGAGTGTGCCCAGCACACTCAGGGgagccaggggctgcccacCAAGCTCTTCTAGGGCCCCAGTGTCCCCTGGCTGCTGTCAACGTCCCTTGCCCTCCACAGGTCCTTCCTGTGTCACAGCACAGCTTCCCCCCAGCACTTCTGGgcctcctctgcccccagagCTCTCCTTGCAGCAAAGCAGTGGGAGAATATGAGCCCTGTCCTTGTGCACCGCACTGGCAGCACCTGGAGCTGCCATCGCCCTGCTTTCCTGGTGCCCCGTGCTTTCCTTGCCAGGTGTGAATGGGGCTTTGCTCCAGCTCTGAGGAATTCCATGGTGGACAGTGCGAGTCCAGGCAGTTCTGCTGGAGCAGTTGTCAGCTCCCAGAGCAGACCAGCAGCTTTTCTTCCCGCAGATGCTGCTGTATTTCACCACCTCTTCGAGCATAGTTGTGCAGGCAAACGCCACGGAAAGGATCTGGAAGCTGGTTGGtttcctgcacagctgtttctgtgAAGAGGTAAGGAGCCAGGCACCCACCAGCCAGGCcatctccctttcccttctcacaGATTCCTGCGAGGCAAACCTGGGCCCAGCACAGGTGGGGGCCATCAGCACGGCTCTGCcctgaagggaagggagggtCTTTGCTCCTCCTTTCCCCTGACTCAATGTGTCatgtcttccttccttccttcctttcttcctttcttccttccttccttcctttcttcctttcttccttccttccttccttctgtagCCATTTGGAAAATACATCCAGCCTTCTCAGAGGACAGCCATCGTCCTCAGGACTCTTGAGATGATGAGAAACTACAGCATGTATGATGATGAGTATGGTTATGCCGAATTCATTCTAGACATAGCCATTCAAGACCCTGCCTCCTGGCTGATGGATGTAAGTAGCCTGTGGCTGGATTGCCCtgcccttgagccctttcatCCCTCGCTCGTATCCTGCCCCGCATTCCCAGCTCTTGGGCAGCAGTTTCAGTGGCCCCTGGGTAAGTGGCAGCTACATTCTCTCCTGTGTCTCCTCCAGGTGCCAAATATCCTGAGGTTCATCCATGAAAGCCTGAGCAATTGCACAACTGCAGAACACCTGAAACTCTTCTCAGTACTTTGCATACTGGCCAACGAGTTTCCTAGGGAACTGCTCATAAGCATCTTGACAGACCTTCCAACACTTGACAGGTACCAGCTCCGAGAGTCCTGGGGGCTTGTTCCATACTGGGAGAGGGTTCCAGAGACCCTCTGGCTGCCAGAGCCAAGGAAAGCTGCACGACATCCCTGAGATGTGGGCCCCTCCATCGCACGGTGCTCGCCAGCCCTGTTGGGGCAGCCAGGGCCTCAGCATCCAGACCGGACCAAGGCAGCCCAGAGAGCCCGTCacgctccctcctgcccctcctgcttGCCCAGCctggtcccccagggctccctaAGCACATGGTGGGGAGGtccagggctgcaggacagcctggGGCCTGCGGGGTTGGTCTGGGTCACGGCGCTGTGACCAGGGCAGCCCTGCCAACAGCGTGTTCTGGGCTTGCAGCACTACTCTGGACATCTGGAAGGCGACGCTTTCCCTGCCAATGAATTCAGAGGAGATCTTGCAAGAGCTACAGAATGTTCTCCGGGACAAACGGGTGTGCAGCTTCTTTGAAGTCAACACCGTGGACTTAAGCACCGTTCACTTGGCTGTGAGTAACCAGACAACACACCTTGTTCCCCTTTGGGGCTATGCGTGCTCCTCCAGGAAAACAGGCACAGTCCTCTCCACATCCCATCTTCCCCAAACTGTCACCTCTTCCAGGACACAAGGACACTGTCCCTTagggccagcaccagccccccTCCACCAGCCATGCGGGGTCCGTGTGCTCAGACATGAAGCCTGCCCCTTTCCTGGCAGTGCTCTCTTTACCCCGGCTCCTGGCAATGGCTGGGGCAGAGTCAGGACaatggctggggctggggcagagccatGGCCTCTGCACGGGCTGAGCAAGCTGTGAGGCCAGGGACTAGTGGCACCTGTAGCCACCTGCTTCCAGCGCCTGCTTTGTGCCAGCTCACGCTGGTCAcggagccaggagctgcagggtgcGGGGTatgctgcaggctctgcccaTCTCTCACGGCTGTGTTCGTTTCAGATGATGCGCCCCAAGGATCAGGCACTAGTGGAATTATGTGACCCAGAAAGGCTCCAGGTGTGTCTGAGGCTTCAAAGCCTGCCGATGCTCTCTCTGGCGCTCAGAGCCCTCACCATGTTGTCAGAGAGACCTAAGATGGTGAGTGGGACATTGCCAAGTGAAGCCCTGTtggcagcctggtgctggggcaggaggcaccgccatggcttggcttggctgggaggcaggaggtggggTGGGTCGTGGTGTGGCGGGTTGTGGTGGGGTGGGGTTGTGGCTGCCTGTGGAGCTTTCCAGAAGCTTTCCCGATGGGTTCCCTGGGAGCAGGTGGCAAAGAGGGTGACTCAGCAGGGGATACAGCATCTTTGCTCTCCTGAAGACCCttccctgtgccctgctgtccccacaaCACCATCAGTGCTAGCAGGAAACAGGGCAGGAGTCTGGTGCTGCGTAATCAGAGTATTTTGGCCAGGGTGGCCATTCACCTCTTGACTAAAAGCAAATGGTGTCGTTCTGTACAGGGAAGAAAATTGTTCTTCCTGCTGCCGGACGTGATGAATACACTGCTGTATGACAACACACACATCACTGAGAAGGCCCTGACTGTCTTCAAAAATGTGATCGGTTACCTGGAGAAGACAGAGGCCAGCCCCATCGCTCTGGCACTGGCTGAGAGACTCCTGCCTCTTTTTAACAACGTAAGGCTGCTGTGGGTGACTGAGCCCTGCAGACGGGCACTCCGCAATGGCGTTGCCCTTCAGCCCAGGCCTGTGGGCAGCACTCGGGCAGGGCCTTCTCCTATCTCTGCTCCTCTGGGCTCCTGTGGGCTGTCTTCTGGGCTCTGCAGTCCAACAGGGCTTCTCCCCGTCGAGTTGAGAGCTCTGGGCAGCCAAAGGCTTCTGTTCTGGGGGCAGGAAGATGGAGGCTGAGCAGTCTGAGCATGCCCCAGAGGCATTATCCAGGGCCAGCTACGTCTCCTCTTCAGCCCATTCCCAGGAGAGCTCTGCTTTGACATGGCTTGTGCGGCTGGTAGTAAAAGTGGGTCGGCTGGGACTGCACTCTGAGGCACAGGCACCCCGTGCAGGAAACCTGTTGCTTTGCCTCATGTGGGCCTCCAGCTCCTTTGTTCCGAATACGAGGCTTCACCCTTCACATCAGCCACCCTACGGCCCTTGCTCCCCatgggcagggggaggctggcAGTTGCTGAAATCCTCCTTTTGTCCTTCCTAACAGGAGTCCAGTGAGGTGCAAGAGCGCTCCATTCTTCTCTTCAAAGACTTGATGGAGTGTGTGGTGTggtggaaaaaaggagaaatgaagaagACCATGCGTAGGGCCCTTATTCCACTGTTGTTCCGGATGAGTGATGAGACTGAGAGCGTGGCCAAGGTACAGATTTTGGATGTGAACATTGATGTGGGCAGTGGGCGATCTGACACCGCAGGGGTGGTCTGGGCATCAGGGGCCAAGGCAACAGGCAATTAAAGATGCCTGGAATGTGTGTCTGTggtgccacctccctgcctctgcttctcCACAGGCGTCAGCAGTAGTCCTACTTGCTTGTACAATGTTCCTGAAGTGGAAACAGCTTGAGCACCTGGCTCAGAACGAAGACATCACTAGGATTAGGGAGTACTTGGTAAGGAGAACCGCCCAGCCCCACGCCCCAAATGGACAAGCCTGCCCGATGTGCCCAGGCTGTGGGCTGTGCAGCTGTGCGTGGCCTGCGCTGCTCCAGCCCAGAGTCCaccgcctgctgctgccctgtggctcccttccctccagcacagagccccaaGGGCTCTTCTGCAGGcccccctgccttccccacccccaggaTGCGGAGGAGAGCCTAGCCCATCTGGGCCTTGGCAGCGGGACAGAAGGGTCTCCTAACTCTCTCCAAACCTCGGCCCCACAGAGCtcctggctgggagctggggatggcctgggggaaagggggaggggggtgctggcaggagggacTGGTCcggctggctggggagggtATGTGAGCCCCGCGCCCTTGTGCTTTCTCCAGCTcaagcagaagagcagcagggtggATGAAtacctgcagcagagcctgccATACCTGGAGGATGCTCAGGCCAACTTGCGACAGGAGGCTGTCAAATTCATCGGTGAGTCCAGGCCCCGCTTCCCTGTCTGggccctgccctggcagcaaggCGCAGCCCTGTGGGCCCTGAAGCCCCTGATTGTAGCCCCAGGAGCCCTGTgcctccctcagccccctgcccgtGCAGGTGGGCCTGGTGTGTGCCTTGCTCAAGCCCCCCCTTAGGCTCCGTCCTTGGCGGGGAGCTGGAGGGAACGCAGCCAGGCTGGCTGGacatggggctgtgctgggaagcagGCTCTGACCGTAACACTGTGCCTAGGGCTTGCTGTCTACCATGCTGGCATCCAGAGTGAGGAGAAGCTGAATGAGCTCATCCAAGGTGAGTGCgggcggtgctgggggtgctgcgcCCAGTGGAGAGGGGGCAGAGCCCACGCAGTGTGCAGCCATGCCTTGCCCTGCTCCAGGGAAATGCTGCAGTGGcagagggatgtggggggacATGTGGGAtgctcctgagcagcagcttccagctgaTCCCTTTATCCCACTTGCTCCCCGTGGCCAGGGAAGGAGACAGGTGGGGCTGGCATGGTCTGGAGGCATGCCGGGGGGGTCTCTGAAGGTCGGTGGGTTTcatctctgctctgtttctttctgttgcagCCCTCCAACTTGTCACGAAGGATGTCGATTCATCACTCTGTGTT harbors:
- the LOC136786323 gene encoding uncharacterized protein, whose protein sequence is MEQRPPSRPRVAWEEDESSQESSSLMEPIEVCEVEPLQPDAIWLPVYEEEEEAVDFIEAYVRNLERDEVQKMKFLSNVITVCTTAQEKGLLEGLDIFCCRNKLAQNIQALLEEKPVDYLCTDVWQEALLATAALSNVETALEGEMLSLVAACISRVFFLLRNEDLDTQITVMILENLDIMLKSLLISSLGSSVWEKFQSILEMLLYFTTSSSIVVQANATERIWKLVGFLHSCFCEEPFGKYIQPSQRTAIVLRTLEMMRNYSMYDDEYGYAEFILDIAIQDPASWLMDVPNILRFIHESLSNCTTAEHLKLFSVLCILANEFPRELLISILTDLPTLDSTTLDIWKATLSLPMNSEEILQELQNVLRDKRVCSFFEVNTVDLSTVHLAMMRPKDQALVELCDPERLQVCLRLQSLPMLSLALRALTMLSERPKMGRKLFFLLPDVMNTLLYDNTHITEKALTVFKNVIGYLEKTEASPIALALAERLLPLFNNESSEVQERSILLFKDLMECVVWWKKGEMKKTMRRALIPLLFRMSDETESVAKASAVVLLACTMFLKWKQLEHLAQNEDITRIREYLLKQKSSRVDEYLQQSLPYLEDAQANLRQEAVKFIGLAVYHAGIQSEEKLNELIQALQLVTKDVDSSLCVLAAQTILCLRSRIKRPIPLWVQLAELFCWPCIARAYGSV